A window of the Cellvibrio sp. pealriver genome harbors these coding sequences:
- a CDS encoding LemA family protein produces the protein MISTVIILVIAAVLVFYVVGIYNQLVALKNRYQNAFSQIEVQLKRRYDLIPNLVETAKGYIKHERETLEAVISARNQAMTGLQAAAANPGSAAAMTELAGAEGLLTSAMSRLNVVMEAYPDLKASQNMMQVSEELTSTENKVAFARQAFNDAVTAYNTYKQSFPPVVFAKSFGHIDDASLLVFADSAEIQAAPKVQF, from the coding sequence ATGATTTCTACCGTCATTATTCTTGTGATTGCTGCCGTACTGGTGTTCTACGTAGTCGGGATTTACAACCAGCTGGTTGCACTTAAAAATCGCTATCAAAACGCGTTTTCGCAAATTGAAGTACAACTGAAACGCCGCTATGACCTGATTCCCAATTTGGTTGAAACTGCCAAAGGTTACATCAAACACGAACGCGAAACATTGGAAGCCGTTATCAGTGCGCGCAATCAGGCAATGACCGGCCTGCAAGCCGCTGCTGCAAACCCTGGCAGCGCCGCAGCAATGACCGAACTTGCTGGTGCAGAAGGCTTGCTGACTAGCGCGATGAGCCGCTTGAATGTCGTGATGGAAGCTTATCCGGATTTGAAAGCATCACAAAATATGATGCAAGTGTCGGAAGAATTAACCAGCACAGAAAACAAAGTCGCGTTTGCACGTCAGGCATTTAACGATGCAGTAACTGCCTATAACACCTATAAACAAAGTTTCCCTCCCGTCGTTTTTGCGAAGAGTTTTGGTCACATCGACGACGCAAGCTTATTGGTATTCGCTGATAGCGCAGAGATTCAAGCTGCTCCAAAAGTGCAATTTTAA
- a CDS encoding BON domain-containing protein — protein MRHFRQTFHQLTYVFVLLVIAMTLAGCAKIIGVTTSEPIQINNNKRTLGTKINDQQIETVARVNLDKGGDALKEANINIDSFNGIVLLSGQVPSEQLKQQAGEILGKINPVRQVHNELSVAANSDLQAKSKDSWITTKIKTKLIASSIQSRRVRIITEAKTVYLMGLVSRYEAERITNVAKNTRGVAQVIKVFEYVD, from the coding sequence ATGCGCCACTTCCGCCAGACGTTTCACCAACTCACCTATGTGTTTGTGTTACTTGTCATTGCAATGACTCTGGCAGGTTGCGCCAAAATTATTGGTGTTACCACAAGCGAGCCCATCCAAATCAACAATAATAAACGTACTCTCGGCACTAAAATTAATGACCAACAAATAGAAACGGTGGCACGCGTCAACCTCGATAAAGGTGGGGATGCTCTGAAAGAAGCCAATATCAATATCGATAGTTTTAACGGCATAGTGCTGCTCAGCGGACAAGTCCCCAGTGAGCAATTAAAACAGCAGGCGGGCGAAATTCTGGGGAAAATCAATCCCGTCCGCCAAGTGCACAATGAACTATCGGTCGCCGCCAATAGCGATCTCCAAGCGAAAAGCAAAGACAGTTGGATTACCACCAAAATCAAAACCAAGCTGATTGCCAGCAGCATCCAGAGCCGTCGGGTTCGCATCATTACCGAAGCAAAAACTGTTTATCTCATGGGCTTGGTATCTCGCTATGAGGCAGAGCGCATTACTAACGTGGCGAAAAATACTCGCGGCGTCGCACAAGTCATCAAAGTATTTGAGTATGTTGATTAA
- a CDS encoding SIS domain-containing protein, with product MEQRVITLFHESIEAKMQAGEELAPLIAQASELIVHALLSEKKILTCGNGISSAQAQIFTACLVNHFEQERPSLPALHLGADFTTQSAIGSDYSFNDIYAKQIRALGQPGDILVLLTSTGKASNLLQAISAAHDKDMHVIAFTAGDGGDVAALLDQRDMELRIPSVAKPRIHEVHLLSLFCLCDLIDQQLFGGF from the coding sequence ATGGAACAACGCGTCATCACCCTGTTTCACGAAAGTATTGAAGCTAAAATGCAGGCAGGAGAAGAACTGGCTCCACTCATCGCACAAGCCAGCGAGCTGATAGTTCACGCATTGTTAAGTGAAAAGAAAATACTTACCTGCGGCAATGGTATCAGCTCTGCGCAAGCGCAAATTTTTACCGCCTGCCTCGTCAATCATTTTGAACAAGAGCGCCCCAGTTTACCTGCACTCCATTTGGGAGCCGATTTCACTACCCAATCCGCGATTGGCAGCGATTACAGCTTTAATGATATCTACGCAAAACAAATACGTGCACTTGGCCAGCCCGGGGATATTCTGGTGCTGCTGACCAGCACGGGCAAAGCCTCAAATTTGCTGCAAGCGATTAGCGCTGCACACGATAAAGATATGCACGTTATTGCCTTTACCGCAGGTGATGGCGGTGATGTAGCGGCACTACTTGATCAGCGGGATATGGAACTTCGTATTCCTTCAGTGGCCAAACCCCGTATCCATGAAGTGCACTTACTCAGTCTATTTTGCCTGTGTGATCTTATCGATCAGCAATTATTTGGAGGATTCTAG
- a CDS encoding YraN family protein, with the protein MYNRDKDATPSDSPTHLTLGVQAETQAEAFLHQQGLITRMKNYRCKLGEIDLIMLHKNTRGTTWVFVEVRLRTNKRFAPATETVDYRKQQKIIKTAMRFLQEQRLYDKVACRFDVIALDQTGTAPPIQWIQNAFGA; encoded by the coding sequence ATGTATAACCGCGACAAGGATGCCACCCCCAGCGATAGCCCAACTCACCTCACGCTAGGGGTACAAGCTGAAACGCAAGCAGAAGCGTTTTTGCACCAGCAAGGCTTAATCACACGGATGAAAAATTATCGCTGCAAACTGGGCGAAATTGATCTGATTATGTTGCACAAAAATACCCGGGGTACAACCTGGGTATTTGTTGAAGTACGCTTACGCACCAACAAGCGTTTTGCACCCGCCACTGAAACTGTCGATTACCGCAAGCAGCAAAAAATTATAAAAACAGCTATGCGCTTTTTACAGGAACAGCGGCTTTACGATAAGGTCGCCTGTCGCTTTGATGTGATAGCATTAGACCAAACTGGCACTGCCCCACCCATCCAATGGATTCAAAATGCGTTTGGTGCATAA